One part of the Aspergillus luchuensis IFO 4308 DNA, chromosome 5, nearly complete sequence genome encodes these proteins:
- a CDS encoding uncharacterized protein (COG:D;~EggNog:ENOG410PVG0;~InterPro:IPR000477;~PFAM:PF00078), whose protein sequence is MEIIHAGLPQGSPLSPILFLFMNANLVNIPISREGGAIAFVDDYTHWTVGESADENTVRLQNEIIPRALRWASESGATFEADKTSYIHFTSTPRVNPLPPSPLRVGPTPVAPQSTIKVLGVWLDQGLKFKLHAAEAAKKGIRAVLALKRLRGVSPNTARRLFTAMVTSTVDYAASVWCTPKGDVFVPNWVVKALKPIQRYATQAITGAFRSVSLTIAESEASIEPIETRLRKRILRHWIKCHTLPTNHPFWHCRHQAEFVARAYSSPFMKLRDLCSPRPEMEIIQPFALSPWSLTLQDFISLSGRPVDVQRIQRSKRAWLKIFVTCSMKKGSIQVGLTAQVGQTTFFQWSKTVGQEENINLYYTQLGGILEATTYISSITTRIKMPPYRIWTTIFTNN, encoded by the coding sequence ATGGAGATCATTCATGCCGGATTGCCGCAAGGATCCCCACTGTCACCAATTCTGTTTCTCTTTATGAACGCCAACTTAGTAAACATTCCCATCTCCAGGGAGGGTGGTGCTATTGCCTTCGTGGATGACTATACCCACTGGACCGTCGGCGAGAGCGCAGATGAGAACACAGTGCGGCTCCAAAACGAGATCATCCCGCGAGCACTGCGGTGGGCGTCCGAGTCCGGAGCTACTTTCGAGGCCGACAAAACATCATATATACACTTCACAAGTACACCTCGTGTaaatcctctccctccatctcccctgCGAGTGGGCCCGACTCCAGTAGCTCCGCAATCCACGATCAAGGTGCTCGGGGTGTGGTTGGACCAAGGCTTAAAATTCAAACTCCACGCCGCGGAAGCAGCCAAGAAAGGAATTCGAGCAGTCCTCGCACTAAAACGACTGCGAGGCGTCTCCCCTAATACCGCCCGACGACTGTTCACCGCAATGGTGACATCCACGGTGGACTACGCAGCATCAGTGTGGTGCACTCCCAAAGGTGATGTATTTGTACCTAACTGGGTGGTGAAAGCATTGAAACCTATCCAAAGATATGCAACACAAGCGATTACAGGAGCGTTCCGCTCCGTCTCATTAACCATTGCGGAAAGTGAAGCAAGCATCGAACCGATCGAGACCCGGCTTCGGAAACGAATCCTACGCCACTGGATCAAATGCCACACATTACCAACGAACCATCCATTCTGGCACTGCCGCCACCAGGCCGAGTTCGTGGCTCGCGCGTACAGCTCCCCGTTCATGAAGTTGAGAGATCTCTGCAGCCCTCGGCCGGAAATGGAGATCATTCAACCATTTGCACTAAGCCCGTGGAGCTTAACACTGCAGGACTTCATCAGCCTCTCCGGTAGACCCGTAGATGTGCAACGCATACAACGCAGCAAAAGAGCATGGCTAAAAATATTTGTAACCTgctcgatgaagaagggaagtATACAAGTTGGTCTAACAGCACAAGTCGGTCAAACAACTTTCTTCCAATGGTCGAAGACCGTTGGGCAGGAGGAGAACATTAATCTGTATTACACACAGCTGGGAGGCATCTTGGAAGCTACAACATACATCTCGAGCATCACGACAAGGATCAAAATGCCCCCCTACAGGATATGGACAACCATATTCACCAACAACTAG